From one Lycium ferocissimum isolate CSIRO_LF1 chromosome 7, AGI_CSIRO_Lferr_CH_V1, whole genome shotgun sequence genomic stretch:
- the LOC132062685 gene encoding uncharacterized protein LOC132062685: MQFRDVMVHSKIPLILKLSDLEMAKLLMMVLFIITFLALTSALPKCQQRCVNVFGQTCRNLKDTTKCKFLCSYFYPGRLCDAGFYCENTYGPQINCKCTYECQNQKNAINT; encoded by the exons ATGCAGTTCAGAGATGTAATGGTGCATTCTAAAATTCCTCTGATTTTGAAACTTTCTGATTTAGAGATGGCAAAGCTTCTAATGATGGTCTTATTTATCATTACTTTTCTTGCTCTTACATCAG CTTTGCCCAAGTGCCAACAGCGTTGCGTTAATGTGTTCGGCCAAACTTGCAGAAACTTGAAAGATACGACTAAGTGCAAgtttttgtgttcatatttcTATCCAGGTCGCCTATGTGACGCAGGTTTCTATTGTGAAAATACATATGGCCCTCAAATCAACTGCAAATGCACCTATGAATGTCAAAACCAGAAAAATGCCATCAACACCTAA